Below is a genomic region from Dehalococcoidales bacterium.
AAATGCACCCGGGGGGCAATTCTTCCCATTGACTGTGCCACCTGTTGAGCTGGAGTTCCCGGTACTGGAGCAACCTGGATAGCTTCAGGGGATGACCGCAGGGTGATGAGACTGAAAGCCAGGGCAAAGGCTCTACCTGCTGTACAGTACACCCCACTACCGGAGATACTTCACATAACGTAGCAGTCATATGTATGGGAGCTTCCGGTACTGCTGCCTGGAACCAGTACATGAGAGGCTGGCCTTTATGTTAGCGGTATTCGGTGACGCTGGACCGGTAATCCCGGAGGGCAAACATCAGCAGGGTGGCGGTAAAGGCCCAGCTACCATAAGACGGGAGTCTGCGGGCCTACAGTTGCCAAATCCGGCGCGCCTCTTCCAGGTCACTGGGGAAGTCAATATCTATCCAGGGACGGTCAGTAGTATGTACTCTGATTTCCTGGCCCTTGTCGATGAGACGTCGGATAAGTCGTGGGAAGCTAGTATCAAGGTTGGTCCTGGCGATTTGCTCCAACTCTTCGGTCAGAACCGGAATAACATCTGATGAGAACTTGGCCATGCCAATAAATTCGCCGTAGGGCTCTTCTACATCCTTGCCAATTGCGCTTACCGCTCCCTGCTGAAGCACCACCTTTTCGGCTTCCTTATCAAGACCCTTCGGGTCGACCACCAGGAGGGTACTATCACCCTGATCGAGGACTTCCCGGATAAGGTCTGTCTGGTATAGGGTATCGTCGTACAGCAGGAGGAAACCCGATTTGAGTTCCTGCCGCACCAGCCATAGATTCATGGCCACGTTGCAGACCTCATAGAAGGGGTTGTAGATGCAGGTAGCTTTCCCCCGGCAGAATTCCTCCACCTGGTCGGTGCAAAACCCGGTTATTACTACTGTATCCCTGACCCCAGCATCGTGCAGTGCGTTGAGCTGGTGGTCAAGGATAGGTCTCCCGGCTACCTCCAGCATACTTACCGGTGTGTTCTTGGTGAGGGGTAGCAAGCGGGGGCTTCTGGCGGCTGCTGTGATTATGCCTTTCATTTTGTCAGCTCTCCACTCCTGTGATTAGACGCATGCGCACGAACGCGCTGAGGCGGTCTATCAGGGTTACGGTCACCACCATGACTATTAGTGTGGTGAGCACCTCCTGGCTCTTGAAAAGTCGAATACTGGTAATAAGCTCAATGCCGATGCCCCCGGCCCCTACCAGCCCCAGAATGGTGGCTGCGCGGAAGCTGTGCTCCAGATAGTAGAAGGTGTAACCAATGAACAGGGGCTTCACCTGGGGCACAATGCCGTAGT
It encodes:
- a CDS encoding phosphocholine cytidylyltransferase family protein; this translates as MKGIITAAARSPRLLPLTKNTPVSMLEVAGRPILDHQLNALHDAGVRDTVVITGFCTDQVEEFCRGKATCIYNPFYEVCNVAMNLWLVRQELKSGFLLLYDDTLYQTDLIREVLDQGDSTLLVVDPKGLDKEAEKVVLQQGAVSAIGKDVEEPYGEFIGMAKFSSDVIPVLTEELEQIARTNLDTSFPRLIRRLIDKGQEIRVHTTDRPWIDIDFPSDLEEARRIWQL